ACGGGGCCCTGCTCACTCGGCACCGGCTCCACCACCGTCGACAGGAGTCGGTAGGCAACCCCCGCGGCGTCCTGCTCGTCGTGCAGGTCCTCGGCCACCACCACCAGTACGTCGGGCTCCACCAGGGCCACGGTGTCGGCGGGGCGGAGGCGCTGGCGCACCCGATCGATGCATCCCTGCAGCTCGGCCACCGACACCTCGGTTGCCTCGCCGGCGTCGTCGTCGAGTCCGAGTTCGCACCGGATGAGCGCGTAAGGGGCCTGGTTGGTATTGCTGCGTCGCGCCGCCGACGCGAGCGCCAGGTCGAGGCTCTTGCGGTTGGGCAGCCCGGTCGCCGTGTCGGTCGTGTCGGCGGTTGCCTCGGCCATCCGGGCACTGCGGTCACTGCGTTCGCGGCGGCGCTCGGCGCTGCGGTCATGCGCGATGCACATGAGGGCTACGCCGGGGGTATCGCCGAGCAGTCCCAGGTGCAGGCTCATCGGTCGCACCCTGCCGTCGGCGCCGACGAGCCGTGCCTCGGTGCCGTGAGTCGCCGACGCGGCGCCATCGGCCAGCTCGCCGATCACGGCCTCCACCGTCGCCCGGTCGTCGTCGATCACCCAGGCGGAGAGGCGCTCGCCATGCAGTTCCCCGGAGGGCCTTCCGCACACGCGGGCGAAGGGGGCGTTGGCCTGAAGCACTCTCGCCTGGCTGTCGAGCAACGCGACCGGCACTGCGGCGTCCTCGAGCACGCCGAGTACGGTCGCGAGTTCGGCGGTAGTGCTCGTGGATTGGCTGCGATCGACGCCGGCGTCGTTGCCTGAGCGATTCCCCACTTCCTCTGTCACGGCGCCATCCTGACACCTCCGCAGTTGGGCATGATGGATGGATGCCGATGCGACAGGACTGCAAGTTCTTCGAGTCGAGGACCTATGCCAACGGTGAAACGGTGCGCAAGTGTGACCTCGACTTGGCTCCGGAGGCGCCATGGCGCTGCCCTGATGATTGCGAGGCGTTCCAGCGCCGGATGGCCGACGTCAATTGGGCGCACGGCACGCTGGTGACGCCCGAGACGCCGGCGGAGCCGCCCGGTCTAGGTGAGGACGACTCGATCGCGGCGCTGCTGGATGCGGCGGAGGACATCGTCAACGAGGCCGCCCCTTCGGTGATCGCTGACGTGGACGGGGAGCGCCACGCCCGCAGGTCTGGCTGGAAGCGGTTCTTCAGGCGGAACAAGGACTGACGGTGCTCCGCAGGGGCCGGTCCGGCAGTGGGCCCAGCCGGCCGGCCGGGCCTGCGCCGACGTGAATTGCACTATCGCCATAGTGTAAATTATCCGCGTGCAGTTGCCCTTCGACCCCCAATCGGCGACGCGCATTCCAGGCGAAAACTGGCTGAAGGAGTGGCGGCGCGGGCGGGCCTCGGTCGCCGAAGCGATGCCCACTCCCGACACCGATGCCGAGGAATGGCGCTACAGCCGCATAGCTGACCTACCCGCCTCGCGGTTCATCCCGGTCGACTCCGCTGACCCAACGAGTTCGGGGATCGTTCCCGAAGCCGCTGCCGCCGCGCTCGAGGCACTCGGAGAGCACTGCGGCCACATCGTGACCGTCGACGGCGTGATTACCTCTGCGATGGGATGTGCTGACGCGGAGGCATCGGGGGTCACCTTCGGTCCTGCAACGAGCGCCGACCCCCTGGGGCCGGCCGATGCCCCGTCCAACGATGCCTTCTCGGCATGGAACGCCGCCCTGGCGCCCACCCCCGTGGTGATAGAAGTGCCGGCTGGAGCCGAACTCGACCGACCGATGGTGGTGGTGAACCACGTTTCCACCCCCGGCGTCGCCGCCTTCCCGCGGCTGGTGCTGCGATGCGGCGACAACTCGCGGGTGTCGTTGATCGAGGTCAACGTGTCAGACGACGTCGCCGCGTTGTTCGCACCGGTCACCGAGGTGGTTGTCGCAGCAGCGGCGCGGGTGAGCCATTGCGTCGTGCAGGATCTGGGCCCCCAGGTCGCCCAGGTGGGCACGCTTGGCGCCACCGTCGCGCAGCAGGCGACCTGGCTGGCAGGGGTCGCGCAGATGGGTGGCGACTATGCGCGCTTGCGGATCGACTGCCACCTCGATGGTCGGGGTGCCGCAGGCGACGTTGCAGCGGCCTACCTCGCAGGAGGGGAGCGCATGGTCGACCTGCGTACCTTCCAGCGGCACCAAGCCCCTGACACCACCAGCGACCTCTACTTCAAAGGCGCGCTCGCGGATTCTGCCCACTCGGTGTACACGGGCATGATCCACATCGCCGAGGGTGCCCGTGGCACCGATGCCGTGCAGGCCAACCGGGTCGTGAAGCTTTCCGAGGACGCGTGGGCGGAGTCGGTGCCCAACCTCGAGATCGAGAACAACGACGTGCGATGTGCCCACGCGTCGACGGTCGGCCCCGTCGACGAGGAGCAGCAGTACTACCTCGAGAGCAGGGGAGTGCCGCCCGATGCCGCCCAGCGTCTGATCGTCGGAGGCTTCTTCGACGATGCCCTCGATCACTTCCCGGTTCCCGAGGCGAGGGTGCTGGTGACGAGCAGGATCGACTCCGAGCTCGACCGCCATCTCGCGCCTGCCGGCGTGGGCGACTCGGCGGGGGCACCAAGGTGAGCCGCACCCGAGTGGCCTCCCTGGGCGAGCTGACCGACGGTGAGGCGACCCGTGTCGAAGTCGATGGGGTGGGTGTGGCACTGGTGCGCGTGGGCCAGGACGTCTATGCGATCGGCGACCGGTGCAGTCACGCTGACGTGTCGCTGTCCGGCGGCGAGGTGGATGAAGACGAGTGCACCCTGGAGTGCCCCAAGCACGGAAGTGCATTCGACCTCCGGAGCGGGGAGCCACAGTCGCTGCCGGCGCTGCGGCCAGTGCCGGTCTGGGATGCCGAGGTGGTCGATGGAGATGTCTGGCTGAGCGCGGCGGAGGACTCATGAGCGAACTGGTGATCGAAGGCCTGACCGCATCGGTCGGCGACAAGCAGATACTCGACGGCGTCGACCTGGTGGTCCGCTCCGGCGAGGTCCATGCGGTGATGGGGCCGAATGGCTCCGGCAAGTCGACCCTTTCCCACGTGCTCATGGGCCGCCACGGCTATGAGGTCACGGGCGGCAACGTCACGCTCGACGGCGTCGACCTGCTCGCCCTTCCGACGTGGCAACGTGCTGCGGCAGGGTTGTTCCTGGCGTTTCAGTACCCCACGGAGGTGCCCGGGGTGGCCCTCGGGGAGATGCTCGGTGAGGCGCTCTCGGCGGCGGGCCGGGACGCGGCCGCGGTGGGAGAGAGCCTCGCGGTCGAGGCAGACCGGCTGGGCTTCGACCCGTCGCTGATCGACAGGCCCCTCAACGTGGACCTCTCCGGCGGCGAGAAGAAGCGCAACGACACCCTCCAGATGTCGGTGCTGGCACCGCGGATCGCAGTGCTCGACGAGATCGACTCCGGTCTCGACGTCGACGCGCTGCGAGCAGTGTCGAAGCGCATCGAGGACGCCACCCGTGACGGCCTCGAGGGTGGCCCGCCGCTCGGCGTGCTCGCCATCACCCATTACACGCGACTGCTCGAGGAGTTGCGTGCCGACCGCGTGCACATCTTCGTGGCCGGACGGATTGTGGAGTCCGGCGGTCCGGAGTTGGCCGACCGCCTCGAGGTCGAGGGCTACGCGGCCTGGACCGATGGCATGGCGGTCGACGAAGGCGACTCCGAGCCCGAACGGCCGGTCATCGACGACCCGTTTGCCGACCCCCTGCTCTGAGCCCGGGGCGACTGCCAGGGCGTGCCCCCAACCGACTGGCTGCAGCAGCGGCTGGGGTCGGGCTCAGTTGCTCGCTGCCTGCTCGAGGCCTTCTGCGAGGGTGTTCCAGCTCAACGTGG
This genomic interval from Actinomycetes bacterium contains the following:
- a CDS encoding diguanylate cyclase, producing the protein MTEEVGNRSGNDAGVDRSQSTSTTAELATVLGVLEDAAVPVALLDSQARVLQANAPFARVCGRPSGELHGERLSAWVIDDDRATVEAVIGELADGAASATHGTEARLVGADGRVRPMSLHLGLLGDTPGVALMCIAHDRSAERRRERSDRSARMAEATADTTDTATGLPNRKSLDLALASAARRSNTNQAPYALIRCELGLDDDAGEATEVSVAELQGCIDRVRQRLRPADTVALVEPDVLVVVAEDLHDEQDAAGVAYRLLSTVVEPVPSEQGPVGLRMVIGVAMADGATPPHALAAASTEAALDAREPGGFKLMDLRGLDG
- a CDS encoding non-heme iron oxygenase ferredoxin subunit; the protein is MCPRVDGRPRRRGAAVLPREQGSAARCRPASDRRRLLRRCPRSLPGSRGEGAGDEQDRLRARPPSRACRRGRLGGGTKVSRTRVASLGELTDGEATRVEVDGVGVALVRVGQDVYAIGDRCSHADVSLSGGEVDEDECTLECPKHGSAFDLRSGEPQSLPALRPVPVWDAEVVDGDVWLSAAEDS
- the sufC gene encoding Fe-S cluster assembly ATPase SufC; this encodes MSELVIEGLTASVGDKQILDGVDLVVRSGEVHAVMGPNGSGKSTLSHVLMGRHGYEVTGGNVTLDGVDLLALPTWQRAAAGLFLAFQYPTEVPGVALGEMLGEALSAAGRDAAAVGESLAVEADRLGFDPSLIDRPLNVDLSGGEKKRNDTLQMSVLAPRIAVLDEIDSGLDVDALRAVSKRIEDATRDGLEGGPPLGVLAITHYTRLLEELRADRVHIFVAGRIVESGGPELADRLEVEGYAAWTDGMAVDEGDSEPERPVIDDPFADPLL